One window from the genome of Gimesia aquarii encodes:
- the tilS gene encoding tRNA lysidine(34) synthetase TilS, whose translation MNQFVQAVKQGLLECEGRIASESLKDINASPPTSILEKRILIAVSGGADSVALMRALHQLSNSSYPAWLTVAHFNHGLRGNCSDTDAKWLKTECERLTIPFVYEKQELSRLQQESSEGLEELCRKVRYDFLVRMAQENQCTRIAIAHTCDDQAETVLHHIIRGTAISGLKGIPRIRHLQEGIFLIRPVLEISREEILHYLKSCSQEFRQDETNSDVKFTRNRIRHELLPFLKKELNSNVIQALNRLSHQADEVSALIDEQAEQILTAATLDKNQETWRLDCDVFKNTPDYIIRQCFLKIWQRMDWPRKRMGFDHWQRLLKLSRSDQRLNLPDGINAERRERLLILRRLKAHTL comes from the coding sequence ATGAATCAGTTTGTTCAAGCAGTAAAACAGGGGTTACTTGAATGTGAAGGGCGGATTGCATCAGAATCCCTGAAAGATATTAACGCAAGTCCACCTACTTCTATTTTAGAAAAACGCATTCTGATTGCTGTCTCAGGAGGAGCAGACAGTGTTGCTTTAATGCGAGCATTACATCAATTAAGCAATTCATCCTACCCTGCTTGGTTAACCGTGGCGCATTTTAATCATGGCTTGCGAGGAAATTGTTCCGACACTGATGCGAAATGGCTCAAAACTGAATGTGAGCGGTTGACAATCCCTTTTGTTTATGAAAAGCAGGAACTAAGCCGTCTTCAACAAGAATCGAGTGAAGGTTTAGAAGAACTCTGCAGAAAGGTGCGGTACGACTTTTTAGTCCGCATGGCCCAGGAAAATCAGTGCACACGAATAGCCATTGCGCATACATGCGACGATCAAGCTGAGACTGTCTTGCACCATATTATCAGAGGTACTGCAATCTCCGGTCTCAAAGGAATCCCTCGTATCCGTCATTTGCAGGAGGGAATCTTTTTAATCCGTCCCGTACTCGAAATCAGCCGCGAAGAAATACTCCACTATTTAAAATCATGCTCTCAAGAATTTCGACAAGATGAAACTAACTCTGATGTCAAATTCACTCGAAACCGCATCCGACACGAATTATTACCTTTCTTAAAAAAGGAACTGAATTCAAACGTAATTCAAGCATTAAACCGGCTCTCGCATCAGGCCGATGAAGTGAGCGCGCTTATTGATGAACAAGCGGAGCAGATCTTGACTGCCGCAACCTTAGACAAAAATCAGGAAACATGGCGATTAGATTGCGATGTTTTTAAAAATACTCCAGACTATATCATTCGACAATGTTTTCTAAAAATATGGCAAAGAATGGATTGGCCACGAAAACGAATGGGCTTTGACCACTGGCAAAGATTGTTAAAACTCTCCAGGTCGGATCAGAGATTAAATCTGCCGGACGGAATCAATGCTGAGCGCCGTGAACGACTACTTATTTTACGCAGGTTGAAAGCCCACACTTTATAG
- a CDS encoding MFS transporter, whose amino-acid sequence MNNNKPLFIASFMTLIAAGVGFAIRGGILADWGAQYGFTKLELGTITGGGLVGFGIVILLASLITDNVGYKPILLLAFILHVLSALVTFAATPIFESVGKDGTYWCLYVGMFMFAVANGLCEAVINPLVATLYPKQKTHYLNILHAGWPGGLIIGGIIAAIYGNLKGTIPGLRWEIPMAVFLIPTLIYGFIVIKEKFPLSEAKSAGVSYGQMLMTFASPLLIFLLFLHACVGYVELGTDSWIASITDSILTGQGLILFVYASLIMFVLRFFAGPIVERINPLGLLCVSACFGAVGLYMIGSFEAAYMIWIAVTVYGLGKTFLWPTMLGVVGERFPQGGAITMGAMGGIGMLSAGLLGGPGIGYNQDYYATKDLEKLSPQAYERYSVAEKSGFLFLPKIKGLDGAKVSVLNNDGKDLEETVTQLKKEGKPDKNITALNEWWQGAKKYASEDKGPVDEAGIYGGRMALKCTALVPLIMAIGYFILVLYFRSKGGYQVEVLHGEEPIGEHYTGGIEGPIE is encoded by the coding sequence ATGAATAACAATAAACCACTGTTTATTGCGAGTTTTATGACACTCATTGCCGCCGGCGTGGGTTTCGCAATCCGAGGAGGTATCCTGGCGGACTGGGGTGCCCAATACGGTTTTACCAAACTGGAACTGGGAACAATTACTGGAGGCGGCCTTGTTGGTTTCGGAATTGTGATTTTATTAGCCAGCCTCATTACCGACAATGTTGGTTACAAACCAATCTTGCTGTTGGCTTTTATATTACACGTACTTTCTGCATTAGTGACTTTTGCGGCAACTCCGATTTTCGAATCCGTAGGTAAGGATGGAACTTACTGGTGTCTCTACGTTGGTATGTTTATGTTTGCCGTTGCGAATGGTCTCTGTGAAGCGGTAATTAATCCACTCGTTGCCACTCTCTACCCTAAACAGAAAACCCACTACCTGAATATTTTACATGCAGGCTGGCCTGGCGGATTGATTATTGGTGGAATCATCGCTGCAATATATGGTAATTTAAAAGGAACGATTCCCGGGCTCCGCTGGGAAATACCTATGGCGGTCTTTTTGATTCCGACTCTGATTTATGGATTCATTGTCATTAAAGAAAAGTTCCCACTTTCGGAGGCTAAATCTGCCGGCGTAAGCTATGGACAGATGCTGATGACATTTGCCAGTCCATTACTTATATTCTTACTCTTCTTACATGCTTGTGTGGGATACGTAGAGCTAGGAACTGATAGCTGGATTGCGAGTATTACAGATTCTATTCTGACTGGTCAGGGACTGATTCTATTCGTTTATGCATCCCTGATCATGTTTGTCCTGCGATTCTTTGCTGGTCCGATTGTAGAAAGAATTAACCCGCTGGGTCTGCTCTGTGTGAGTGCATGCTTTGGCGCTGTTGGCTTATACATGATTGGCTCTTTTGAAGCTGCTTATATGATCTGGATCGCGGTCACCGTGTATGGTCTAGGAAAAACTTTTCTCTGGCCAACCATGCTTGGTGTCGTTGGCGAACGTTTCCCTCAAGGGGGCGCGATTACTATGGGAGCGATGGGCGGTATTGGAATGCTTTCCGCCGGTCTCTTGGGTGGTCCTGGAATTGGTTATAATCAAGACTATTACGCTACCAAAGATCTGGAAAAACTCTCACCTCAAGCATATGAACGGTATTCCGTCGCAGAGAAAAGTGGCTTCTTGTTTTTGCCCAAGATTAAAGGGCTCGATGGAGCCAAAGTTAGTGTTCTTAACAACGATGGTAAAGATTTGGAAGAAACCGTCACACAACTAAAAAAAGAAGGTAAACCGGATAAAAATATTACCGCACTTAATGAATGGTGGCAGGGTGCAAAGAAATATGCTTCTGAAGATAAGGGGCCTGTAGATGAAGCCGGGATCTATGGTGGTCGGATGGCTTTGAAGTGTACGGCGTTAGTGCCCCTGATCATGGCCATTGGTTACTTTATTCTCGTCTTATACTTCCGCTCCAAGGGTGGATATCAGGTTGAGGTTCTCCACGGCGAAGAACCCATCGGTGAGCACTATACTGGCGGCATTGAAGGCCCCATCGAATAA
- a CDS encoding threonine synthase gives MHDSFPETPTFVTHLECGMEHDHYAADQLHGLSQAGKPLLVKYDLNQIAESVSQSDLASRQANLWRYREFLPVRKSENIVSLGEIQTPLIPAPNLRGGKGSIWIKDEGRLPTGSFKARGLCMAVSMAKELGVTKVAMPTNGNAGSALAAYGTRAGMKSYIFCPEDTPEINVREIAAQGAQVWRVNGLINDCGKIVAQGKESVGWFDFSTLKEPYRIEGKKTMGLELADQMGWQVPDVIFYPTGGGTGLIGMWKAFNELKEIGWLTGKLPRMVAVQATGCAPMVKAYDEGKEHADLWENAHTVAAGIRVPVAVGDFLILRAVRESQGFATAVDDAQITAALDEVSRQEGFLMCPEGAATYAAYKQELASGRISPDESAVLFNCASGLKYELPPADQSIDITQPIDFSLFI, from the coding sequence ATGCACGATTCGTTCCCGGAGACTCCTACTTTTGTAACCCATCTTGAATGTGGTATGGAACACGACCACTATGCAGCCGATCAATTGCACGGTCTTTCACAGGCAGGAAAACCACTACTGGTTAAATACGATTTAAACCAAATTGCAGAGTCAGTCTCTCAATCGGACCTGGCAAGCCGCCAAGCAAATCTCTGGCGTTACCGAGAATTCCTGCCGGTTCGTAAATCAGAAAATATTGTCAGTTTGGGAGAAATTCAAACTCCGTTGATCCCTGCGCCGAATTTGCGGGGAGGTAAAGGTTCCATCTGGATCAAAGATGAGGGACGGCTCCCCACCGGTTCGTTTAAAGCACGCGGACTTTGTATGGCAGTCTCAATGGCGAAAGAACTTGGCGTTACAAAAGTAGCCATGCCCACAAATGGTAATGCCGGCTCAGCACTAGCTGCCTACGGAACACGTGCCGGTATGAAGTCTTATATATTCTGCCCAGAAGATACCCCCGAAATCAATGTGCGTGAGATTGCCGCGCAAGGTGCACAGGTCTGGCGGGTCAACGGATTGATCAATGACTGTGGCAAGATCGTTGCACAGGGAAAAGAATCTGTAGGCTGGTTTGATTTCTCAACACTCAAAGAACCCTATCGTATTGAAGGTAAAAAAACGATGGGCCTGGAACTGGCAGACCAGATGGGATGGCAGGTTCCCGATGTCATTTTTTATCCCACCGGCGGCGGAACCGGTCTGATTGGTATGTGGAAAGCCTTTAACGAACTCAAAGAAATCGGCTGGCTGACAGGAAAACTGCCTCGCATGGTCGCCGTTCAGGCTACTGGATGCGCTCCAATGGTAAAAGCATATGACGAAGGTAAAGAACACGCCGATCTCTGGGAAAATGCACATACTGTAGCAGCAGGTATTCGTGTACCTGTTGCCGTTGGTGATTTTCTAATCTTGCGGGCAGTCCGGGAAAGCCAAGGGTTCGCGACTGCCGTGGATGATGCGCAAATAACCGCAGCATTAGACGAAGTCTCCCGTCAGGAAGGCTTCCTGATGTGCCCGGAAGGGGCCGCAACTTATGCAGCATATAAGCAGGAACTCGCATCAGGACGTATCAGCCCCGATGAAAGCGCTGTCTTATTTAATTGTGCGTCTGGTTTGAAATACGAACTCCCCCCCGCTGATCAGTCTATCGATATCACTCAGCCGATTGACTTCTCTCTTTTTATCTGA
- a CDS encoding hydroxyacid dehydrogenase yields the protein MNDVLVTENIQGVAMNRLIKDLDVEFDEYLWQNRDLLKQKIQETQALIVRNQTQVNQELIDAAPHLKIVARAGAGLDNVDTKYAHEKGIVVCFTPDANSLSVAELAIGLMLSLLRKIPEARQDTLTGGWNRLKFTGSELYGKTFGLIGMGRIGTLTATRAHAFGMKIIAADPYLSADAPQLEQLNGQLVPLDELLSQADVVSCHSPLTPNTRKMLTYQHFCKMKPDAFFINTSRGEVVDEHGLTQALLEHKLAGAALDVRETEPPLQSPLNQMENVILTPHIAAFTLEAQNRVVESVCKDVRLVLSGQKAINVFEP from the coding sequence ATGAACGATGTTCTAGTAACTGAGAATATTCAAGGGGTGGCCATGAATCGCCTCATAAAGGATCTTGACGTCGAATTCGATGAATACCTCTGGCAAAATAGAGATTTACTCAAACAGAAAATCCAAGAAACCCAAGCTTTAATCGTAAGAAATCAGACACAAGTCAACCAGGAGCTGATTGATGCTGCTCCTCATTTGAAAATCGTTGCACGAGCAGGCGCTGGTCTCGATAATGTTGATACAAAGTATGCACACGAAAAAGGGATCGTGGTCTGTTTCACTCCTGATGCAAATTCTCTCTCGGTAGCAGAGCTAGCAATTGGCTTGATGCTTTCCTTGTTACGAAAGATCCCTGAAGCACGACAGGACACTCTGACAGGAGGCTGGAATCGACTCAAGTTTACCGGTTCTGAACTTTATGGTAAGACATTCGGCCTGATTGGGATGGGTCGCATTGGAACTTTAACAGCGACTCGCGCTCACGCATTCGGAATGAAAATTATTGCGGCGGATCCCTATCTTTCTGCAGATGCACCGCAACTCGAACAATTAAACGGACAACTTGTGCCTTTGGATGAACTGCTTTCCCAGGCAGATGTCGTCTCCTGTCATAGTCCTTTGACACCGAATACCAGAAAAATGTTGACTTATCAGCATTTTTGCAAAATGAAACCAGACGCATTTTTTATCAACACCTCACGTGGAGAAGTAGTCGACGAACACGGCCTGACGCAAGCACTTCTGGAACATAAACTGGCCGGTGCGGCGCTGGATGTCAGAGAAACCGAGCCTCCCCTGCAAAGTCCTTTAAACCAGATGGAAAACGTTATCTTAACTCCCCATATCGCCGCCTTTACTCTTGAAGCACAAAACCGCGTGGTTGAGTCTGTTTGTAAAGATGTGCGTTTAGTGCTGAGCGGACAAAAAGCGATCAATGTTTTTGAACCTTAA